In Sphaerisporangium krabiense, the DNA window CGCTGCCGCTCGGCGTGGCGACGGCCGTGGCCGCCGTGCTCGTGTACGCGCGGGTGGTGCGGTGGTCCGAGCGCCGGACGCCGATGGAGGTGGCGGCGGAAGGCGCCGCGGGCGGCATCGCACGAGGGACGCTGGTCGGGGTCGCGCTGTTCGCGGCCGTCATCGTCAACATCGCTCTGGTGGGCGGCTACCGGGTCGACGGTCCGGGTTCGCCGGCGGGCGCGGCCGGGCTGCTCGGCCTCATGGCCGCCGTCGCGGTGACGGAGGAGCTGCTGTTCCGCGGCATCCTGTTCAGGATCGTCGAGGAACGCTTGGGAACGTGGCCGGCGCTGGCGCTGACCGGGGTGCTGTTCGGCCTGTCGCACCTGTTCAACGAACATGCCAGCTTGTGGGGCGCGATCGCCATCGCGATCGAGGCGGGCGGCATGCTCGCCGCCGCCTACGCCGCCACGCGCACCCTGTGGGTGCCGATCGGCGTGCATTTCGGCTGGAACTTCGCGGCGGCCGGCATCTTCGGCGCCGAGGTCTCGGGCAGCGGGACGCCGCAGGGGTTGCTGCACGGCGTGACGTCGGGTCCCGGCCTGCTCACGGGCGGTGAGTTCGGGCCGGAGGGGAGCCTGTACGCGGTGGTGGCCGGCCTGCTGCTGACGGGCGTGTTCATGTGGATGGCCCATCGGCGCGGCACCATGGTCCCGCTCCGGCGCCGGGCGACCGTTACGCTCGCCGAATGACCCATCTACGACGGCTCGCCGACCTGTGGCGGCGGTGCGATGTCGTGGTCAGGGATCTGCCGCTCGTGCTGCTGCTGGCCGTCGCATCGCTCCTGCCGGCGCTCCACGGCAAGGGGACGCAGGTCGGAGACCTCCCGGCCCGCCCCTTCGACGCGCCGGCGCTCGTGCTGATCGCTCTGGAATGCCTTCCGCTCGCCGTGCGCCGGCGGTGGCCGGCCGCGAGTCTGGCTCTGGTGTCACTCGGCTTCGCCCTCGACCAGCTCAGCGCCTACCACGTGTTCGCGAGCAACGCGATGCCCATCGCGCTCATCAGCGCGGGCGCCCACCTGGAGCGCCACCGGCGTGTCACCGTGGTCGTCCTGTCCCTGGCGTACGTGCCGCTGGCGCTCGCGGTCGGCCGGCTGGGCGCGACCGAGAGGCCGGAAGGGTACGTGGTGTTCTACCTGGCCTTAGCCCTCGCGTGGGGCACCGGGGCCTGGCTGCGCTCCACCCGCGCCGCCGAGGCCGAACGCCGCCGCCACGTCGCCGAGGCCACCCGGACCGCCGAACGCACCCGGATCGCCCGCGAACTGCACGACGTCGTCACCCACCACGTGACGGCGATGGTCGTGCAGGCCGAGGCCGCACGCTACCTGACCGCCGCCCCCGACCGCTTCGACGCGGCGCTGAGCAACGTCGCCGACACCGGCCGGCGGGCCATCACCGACCTGCGGCACATGCTCGACCTGCTCAAAGCCCCTCACGACACCGACGTCGGCATGCCTTCCGCCGGTGGGCTCCACACCCTCGTGGAGCGGACCCGCCAGGCCGGGCAGCCGGTGGACTTCTCCGAAGAGGGGACCCCGGCGGAATCGGCGGGCAGCGCCGAGTTCGTCACCTATAGGGTCGTCCAGGAGGCCCTGACGAACGCCCTCAAACACGCCCGCGGCAGCCCCACTGTGGTTTCGGTGCGCTACGGCGAGAAGGAGATCAGCGTGGAGGTCGGCACCGGCCCCGGCATCGGCCCCGGGGCCGCCTCCCCCGGTGGGAGCGGGCGGGGTCTGGCCGGGCTCCGCGAACGGGTGGAGGCCCTGGGCGGCGAGTTCAGCGCCGACCGGGGGCCGGGCGGCGGCTTCCTCGTACGGGCCCGCATCCCCGCGGGGAGCCCGTCGTGACCGCGCCGATCCGGGTGCTGGTCTGCGACGACCAGGCGCTGATCCGCACCGGCTTCGCGACGATCATCGACGGGCAGCCCGACCTGGAGGTGGTGGGCGAGTGCGGTGACGGCCGCACCGCGGTGGATCTCGCCCAGCGGCTGCGCCCCGACATCGTGGTGATGGACGTGCGGATGCCGGTGCTCGACGGCATCGAGGCGACCCGCCTGCTGGCCGGCGCCGGGGTGGAGCATCCGGTCAAGGTGCTCGTGGTGACCACGTTCAACCTGGACGAGTACGTCTACGAGGCGTTGCGGGCCGGGGCGAGCGGGTTCCTGCTCAAGGACGCCCCACCGGCGCAACTGCTGCACGGGATCCGCATCGTCGCGGCGGGCGCCGCGCTGCTGGCACCGGAGGTGACGCGGCAGCTCGTCGGCCGGTACGCGTCGCGGATCCGCCCCGCCGAGGCCGCGCCGGAGCACGCCGCGCTGACGCCGCGTGAGCTGGAGGTGCTGCGACTGATCGCCGACGGCCGGTCCAACAGCGAGATCGCCGCCACGCTGGTGATCAGCCAGGAGACCGTCAAGACGTACGTGTCGCGCATCCTCACCAAGCTCGACCTGCGCGACCGCGTGCAGGCGGTGGTCTACGCCTACCGCAGGGGCCTGGTGACCTGACCCGCGGCCCGGCCGTTACCGCGGATCGTGAGGCGTCTGATCGACGGCCGCCTCGCTGGATGGATGGCGGGTGGTGATGCCGGTGAGGACGAGGTCGATGCCGGCGAGGAACTGTTCGCGGTCGTCGTGCCCGCGCATCTGCTCGGCGATGGCCCGGACGAACGGGTATTCGCCGGGGTCGAGGTCCTGCCAGGCCTTGGACGCGGTGTCGAGGAACCGGGTGCGGTCGGCTTCGGAGAGGGGGGCGCTGTCGTCCCCGGTGTGCTGGGAGTTCTGCGTGGTGGCGCCGAGGATGTAGTGGATCAGCGCCGAGGACGTGGTGAACCAGTCGCCTCGCGGTACGCCCAGTGTGCGGATCGGCCGGCCGATGCTTTCGAACATCCGCAATGTCACCGGTCCCCAGGGGTTGCGGATGAGCTGCGCTCCGATCTGGGCGGCGAGCCATGGGTGTTCGGTGACCGCGTCGAACAGGGAGAGCGCGACGGCGCGGATCTCGTCCTGGGGTGTGCCGCCGGCCCTTCCGGCGTCGGTGGTCTCCGCGCCCTCGGCGGGCTCGGCCGGCGGGGCGGGGCGCGTGGGCAGGGCGGCGGCGAGGACGGTGTCGGCCGCCGCGTCCAGCAACTCGTCCATGGTGCCGATGTGCCAGTAGATCGCGCCGGATCCGGTGGCCAGGCGGCGGGTCAGCGCCCGGACCGTCAGGGCGTCCTTCCCCGCCACGTCCAGCAGTTCGACGGCGGTCTCCACGATGAGCTCCCGGGTGAGCACCTGCCTGCGTCGCGGTGAGCGAGGTTTCCGTACGGCCATGCTTGACATTCTGGCATGTTCTGGAGCATCGCTCCAAGATGGAGCAGTACTCCATGTTGGAGCGATGCTCCAGAATGCGTCTGGGCTCTCATGCGGCGGTCTTGACCGAAGGACCCGAAGGAGGCGCGACACGCGTGACGCGTTGTCACGCGGTCATTCGTAAATTGCAACCATTGTTACGCCACGTCCTGATCTCATGCTGACCACCGCGATAGTGACGTGCCTCGCTCCCGCCCTGTTGGCGCGAGCGGCCGACCGGGATGTCACCATCACCCTCAACGCCGGCCGGGGAGATCACCACCGCCGGTTTCTGGCAGACGATCGCCGGCACGGCCATCGGCGTGATCATCGGCTACGGGATCCAGGCGCTGTGCGTCGCCTCGCTGACGGCCAGCGGAGTGGGCGCCGCGATCATCCCGGTGGTCTGCACTCCTCTCCAAAGCGCGCTCACCGGCATCATGTCGCCGCTCCTGACTCACGCGTTCGACGAAGACCTGGGCAGCATTGAGGCGACCAGGGACATCATCCTGGGCGGGCTACTGGGGCTGGCCGGGGGGTATACCTGGGAGAAGTATCTCCTTCCGTGGGCGAAGAACGGGTTCCCCGCGGCCATCAAGAAGGCCGGCGGGTGGATCAGGAATCAGGTGCCCCGGCTCGACCGCTGGTTCGGTGGCACCGTCGGCCAGAGAGTGCAAGATCTCGGCGGGCGGTTCGAGGACCTGGAGCAGCTGATCGCCGATGAGACGGCGGCATGGGCCGGAGTCGGATCGAACCTTCAGCGGGAGCTGCGCGTCATGCCGCTGGGCGACTCCATCACCTATGGCACGGGCAGTTCGAACGGCGGCGGTTACCGGCCGACCCTCGACAGGCTGCTGCGAGAAGACGGGGCCGGCGTCGCGTTCGTCGGCTCGCAACGCTCCGGTCCGGCGCCCGACGCCCACGAAGGACGCCCCACCTGGACGATCTCCCAGCTCGCCGCCATCACGGACTCGGCGATGGCCACGTACCGACCGACCGTGGTGCTGCTGCACATCGGCACCAACGACATGAGCAACGGAGACGACCCGGCCAGGGCGTCGGCCAGGCTCGGCGGCCTCATCGACCAGATCCTCCGGGCCGACCCCAAGGTGATCGTCCTGGTCTCGACCCTCGTCCCGTCCTACTGGGGGCCGACCCAGACGAGAATCCCGCGGTTCAACGAGGCGATCCGATCGGAGATCGGGGCGCGGTGGGGATCCGGCAAGCACGTCTCCATGCCTTCACCGGCGCGCCGAAACTCGCACCCAGCGGTGTCGGGTCCTTCTACATGCGCAAGAACCACTTCATCCAGGCATGGTGCAACGACAGCGATGTACGGCGCCGCGCCGTACAGGAACGCGTCCTCGGCATGGCACGCCTGTACGAGGTACGAACCCGAGCCGACCTGGCGGCTCGCGCCGAGGCACTCGCAGGTCAGTTGGAGGTGCCGCCCCCCTCCATGGACGACCTACGTGCCTACGCGCGGACGAACGAGATGCGCGATCACTTACGTCACTTGGACGCCCTCGAATGATCCTGTCTTTTCCTGGGCTCGCTCGCGATGTGGCACGCCGCCAAGCTCACGTCTTACCCTGCGCCGGCGAACTGCGGTTCGGCACGGTGAGTCAGGTCAACGGCACCATGTCGTCGATCAGGATGAATTTGTTGCCGGTCGCGTAGGTGACCTGGAAGTCGCGGCGCAGGCCGATGGCGGCTGCGGAGAAGTAGAGAGGGCGGTGCCGGAGCAGGTACTTGGCCTTGCGGAGTGGGTCGTTGCCGCGATCCGGCGCGTCGAGGTCGACGCCTGCGTGACCGTGTGCGGCGAGGCGTTGCAGGAAGGCGGGTATCTCGGCGGCGCGTTCCTGGACCTCGATGTCCCACTGCAGCGTTCCGCTCGCGTCGGAGACGGTGATGTCCATGAGCCGGTCCTCCATGGCGATGAGGTATCCCTTGGGAGCCAGTGCCGCATAGAGCCGGGCGTATTCCACGGCCTGGACCAGATACTCCCAATTGATCGATGGCGTCCGCTGTTCGTTATGGCGGCTTACCCAGGCGTAGGGCCCCTTCCCGGGCGCCAGACCGAGCAGCGTGAAACGGTAGCCGCCGACCGGCTTGATGACTCCATCATGGTGGGCCGCCGCGACCAAGGCTCGTACCCCTGCGGGAACCCTTTGATGGACGGCGGCGAAGTAGGAGTCGGATACCTCGGGATAATTCCACTCCTGGCACGCCGCGCGCACCCATCCATGAACGAGGCTCAGGAATGCGTCTTCTGTCACGCCCACCCCGCAACTCTGCCATGGGAGCCTCTGCCATCACAGATCCGTGAACAGCGTTCAGATCACAGGTTTCCGCTTGTGACGGACTACGCGGAATCACGGCGCCGACCCTGGGCCGGCGACGACGCCCGTCAGTCCCGTGCGGTGTCGCTGTGGCGGCGGGCGCGGGAGAGGGCGGTGCGGAGGGTGTCGGCGGTGACGGGGGAGCCGGGGTCGTCGGCTGTGAGGCCGAGGTTTTGGGGGTTCTTCGCGTAGAGGGTGGCGTAGGCGGGGGTGTCGCGTTGGAAGCGCCAGCCTTCGGACAGGGGGCCGGCGTCTACGGTGTCGAAGCCGAGGGTGTCGAGTAGGGCGGTGACGGCGGCTTTGGCGGTGGGGTCGTCACCGGCGATGGGGAGGGCTGAGCGGTCGGGGGCGCCCGCGGGGCGGGCTAGGGCGGTCAGGTGTTTGAAGTAGATGTTGTTGAACGCCTTGACGACCTTGGAGTTCGGCAGGTGCCGCTGGACCAGTTCGCTGGTGGTGGTCTGGTCGGTGTCGAGTTCTGGGATCTGGCCGTCGCGGGCCGGATAGTAGTTGCCGGTGTCCAGGACGATCTTGCCTGCCAGCGGCTCCGCCGGGATCTGGCGGTAGGCGTGGAAGGGGACGGTGACCACGACCCAGTCGCCTGCCGCGGCGGCCTCGGACGGGGTGGCGGCGCGGGCGCGCGGGCCGAGTTCGTCGACGAGTGCGGTCAGCGTGTGCGGGCCACGGGAGTTGCTCAGCACGACGTCCAGGCCGGCGGCGACCGCCAACCGGGCGAGGGTGCCGCCGATGTTCCCACTGCCGATCAGTCCGAGAGTCGTCATGACCGCGACAACCAGGCTCCGGGACCCCGTTATTCCTACCTGGAATGTGCCACGGCCCCAGCCGTCATCATCGAGCCGACGTTCCGGGCGGTTAGCCGAAGGCGGCGTCGTGGACGATGAGGGCTAGTTGGACGCGGTTGTCCAGGTTTGTTTTGGTGAGGATGCGGGAGATGTAGCCCTTCACGGTGCCGACGCTCATGTGTAGTTCCGTGGCGATCGTCGCGTTCGGCTTGCCCTGGCCTACTGCCAGGGCGACCTCGCGTTCTCGGTCGCTCAGCCGTGTCAGTATCTGACGGGCGTCGGCACGGCGTTGGTTCTCCTCCTCGGGCATCAGGTGGGCGATCAACTTGCGGGTGACGCTCGGCGACAGGATCGGTTCGCCCGCCATGACCTTGCGGACGGCGTCCACGATGCCCTCGGGTGGGGTGTCCTTGAGGAGGAAGCCGCTCGCCCCCGAGCGCAGCGCCCTGAACACCAGGTCGTCGGCGTCGAACGTGGTGAGCACCAGCACCTCGGGCGCCCCGACACCGGCCCGCAGCCGCCGGGTCGCCTCGATGCCGTCGAGGCCGTTCATCCGGATGTCCATGAGCACCACGTCCGGCCCGTGCTCGGCCACGGCGCTCCGCACCTCGCCGCCGTCGGCGACCGCGCCGACGATGTGCAGGTCGGGGGCGGCTCGGAGCATCAACGTCAGACCGGCGCGCACGAGGGGGTCGTCGTCCACGATCAGCACCCGGATCGGCGCGCTGCTCCCGTCGGCTGTCACCCGGGCCATGCTAGTCAGGGCCTCACCGCGGCGTGGCCACGTTCTCACGGCGGTGTCGGTCATGTTCTCACGGTGGAGTGCCCACGTTCTCACAGTGGCCACGGCAGCCGGGCCGTCAGCCGGAACCGGCCGTCTGCCGTCTGCCCGTACTCCAGCCGGCCACCGGCCAGCGACGCCCGCTCGGCCAGTCCGGCGAGCCCCGCGCCGGCCCCGGTCGACGCCAGTCCGGCCGGCTCCGCCCCGGACCCAGTCCCCGCCGATCCGGCCGGCCCCGCGCCGGACCCGGTCCCCGTGAGGGCGGTCGGTCCGCCGTGCAGCGGGTTGTGTACCTCGACCACGAGTTCGGCACCGCTCGTGCCCGAGACGAGCACGGTGACGGGCTGTCCGGGTGCGTGTTTGCGTGCGTTGGTGAGGCCTTCCTGCACGATTCGGTACGCGGCGCGGGCTACCGCGTCCGGCGTCTCGGACAGGCGTATCCCGTGATCGCGCAGTTCGACCCGCATCCCGGCCCGCCGCGACTCCGCCACGAGCGCCCCGAGGTCCGCCCCGTCGGCCGACGGCGACCCGGTGTCCCGTGCCGGGTCGCGGAGGACCGAGACGACGGTCCGTAGCTCCTCCAGTGCCAGGCGGGCGCTCGACCGGATCACCCCGGCCGCCTCCGCGACCTCGGCGGGCGTCGCGTCCCCGTTGAACTCCAGGGCGCCCGCGTGTACCACCAGCAGCGACAACCGGTGGGCGAGGACGTCGTGCATCTCCCGGGCGATCCCGAGCCGTTCGGCGCGGCGGGCCTCATCGGCGCGCAGCCGCTGGTCGGCCTCCGCGCGGCGGGCCCGTTCGGCGAGCGACAGCACCAGTTCCCGGCGGGTGCGCGCCAGCATCCCCCACGCGGTCACCGCCACCCCGAACAGCACCCCGACCAGCGCCCACACCGGATACGGCGCGAGCCCGGGCGGCCGCAACGCGAACCTGACCAGGGTCGCCGCCACCCCCGCCGCTCCCACCGCGATCGCCACGCGCGGCCGCCGGTACAGGGCCGCGATCAGCGCGGCGATCCCCGCCGCCACCGACGCGGACGCGGCGGGCACCGACAGCGCGATCACCCCCAGCCCCGCGGACACGGGCCACCGCCGGCACAGCCACACCCCCGCGCAGGCCAGCGCGCCGCCCACCAGGTCGGCGACGAGGTACCAGCCCGGACCGCGCGCCAGGTCGCCCCAGACCACCGCCACCGCTCCGGCGAGCGCGGGCACGAACCCGCCCAGGTCCACGATCCGGCCGCGCCGCGACCACATCCCGCCGATCCGCACCTCGTCCGCGCTGGTCAGGAACACAACCGTCGATCGTAGCCCGCGCCGGAGCCCCGGAGGAGAAACCGAGGTCGCCGGCGGAGCACGACGAAAGTCGCCAAGAGGGGGGCCGGAAGTGTCCGGCGGAAGCGACCTGGGCTGACACGTTCCGGCCGTCCGCCGGCAGAGGCGGGCTCTCGCCGCCCGGCACGCTGGCCCCATGAACGCACGCGACCTCCCCAAGGGCCGCCGGCGCGCCGCGTCGCTGCTCGCGGTGATCACCCCGGTCATCGCCGAGCTGACGCTGGGCAACCCGCCGCTCAGCAGGATCTGGCTGATGCTGCTGTGGATCCCGATCTACGGCGCCGGCACGGTGCTGATCCGGGAGCTGGTGCGACGGCGCCGCGGGGGCTGGCCGTCGATCCTGCTGCTCGGACTGGCGTACGGCATCGTCGAAGAGGGACTGGTCCTACAGGCGCTCAGCAGCCCGACCATGTACGGGGTGGCCGGGTGGGCGCCGAGGTTCCTCGGGATCAACAGCGCCTACGCCGAGCTCAACCTGGTCTACCACGCCGTGTTCAGCGTGGCGCTGCCGATCCTTCTGGCCGACCTGGTGTTCCCGTCCCTGCGTGACCGGCCGTACCTGAAGCGGACGGGGGTCGTGGTGGCCGGAGTGGTGTTCGTGCTGGGCGGGCTGCTGTTGCGGGTGACCGTGGCGACCTCCATCGACCCCGGTTACCAGGCGCCGGTCACCGTGCCGGCGGGGTGCGTGGCGGCCGTGGCACTGCTGGCGGTGGTGGCCCTGCGCGTGCTCCCGCCCCCTGCCCTCGACGCGTCCGTTGCCTCTCCATCGTCGGTGGACGGTACGCGGGCCGGGGCGGTGCCCGGATCCTGGGCGGTGGGGGGCTTCGGGGTGGTGGCGGGGTTCGGGTATCTGGCGCTGCTGTTCCCGTTCGGCGGGGCCGATCAGCCCGCCTTCACGCATGGCGGCTGGGTGGCGGCGCCGATGCTGGGCGCGGCGGTGCTCGCGGTGGTGGCCGGGTGGCTGGTGCGCCGGTGGACGGCGAGCGGCGGGTGGACGGACCGGCACGGCCTCTGCCTGGCCGGCGGGGCGCTGGTGGGGCACACCGCGTTCGGAGTGGTGGCCAACGCCGCCACCCTCGCCGACAAGCTGGAGCTGTCCGCGCTGGGGCTGGTCACGGTCGGTCTGCTGGCGCTGCTCGGCCGCCGTCGCCCGGCTCCGGCGCGGACGCGGTAGCTCGAAGAAAAATCTTGCCGCCAGATGTAGAGGACCTCGTCATGGCTCCGACTCACCTGCGAAGGCGGAGAGAACAGAAGCCGGACATACATCAGCAGAAGGAAGAAAGACATGCGTAAGATCATTTTCTGGGTGCACACCTCGATCGACGGCCACATCGACGGCCCGAAGGGTGAATTCGACTGGCCCGTGATGGGCGAGGAGCTGTCGGCGTACTCCGAGGCGCTGAGCGACCGTTGCGACACCTTCCTGTACGGGCGCGGCGTCTGGGAGGGCATGGCGGCCTTCTGGCCGAACGCCGAGTCGATGTCGGACCACCCGCACGTCCTGAAGTTCGCCCCTCTCTGGCGCGAAACGCCGAAGATCGTCTTTTCGAGGACGCTGAAGGAGGCCCACTGGGCCACCCGGATCATCGGCGACGACCTCGCCGAGCAGGTCGCCGAGCTCAAGCGGCAGGACGGCAAGGACCTGCTGCTCACCGGCGGCTCCGGCCTGGCCGCCGCGCTGACCGACCACGGCCAGATCGACGAGTACCACATCGCGGTGCACCCGGTCGTGCTCGGCGGTGGCCGGCCGCTGTTCGTCCCGCGCGACGAGCGCCTGGGGCTGCGGCTGACCGAGTCGCGCACCTGCGATTCTCAGGTGGTGGTGATGCGGTACGACCGCGTCTAGCGGAGTGTGGCCGGGACCGCTCGGCAAGACGAGCGCCGACCCCGCCACGGCCCCCTACGCACCCACGTTGTACCGCCGCGCCGTTACCGTGTCTACGGCGCCGCCCGGTACGAGACACCACGGAGGACACCATGACCACCATGCCGAGTGACCCGGCCGCCGCGCTGCCCGGCCGTCCGCCCATCGTGGACCTGGCCACCTGGCAGGCCGCCCGTGACGAGCTTCTGGTCCGCGAGAAGGCCCACACCCGCGAGGGCGACGCCATCGCCGCGGCCCGCCGCCGGCTGCCGATGGTGGAGTTCGACGGCACGGTGGAGGTCGTCGGACCCGACGGGCCGGTCCCGTTCCTGGACCTGTTCCAGGGCCGCGAGGAGCTCGTGGTCTACAAGCACATGTGGTACGACGGCGCGCCGCACCAGGGCCAGTGCGAGGGCTGCACCACCACGGCCTGGGCCGTGAACGACGCGGTCTACCTCAACGCCCGCGGCGTCTCGTTCGCCGTCCTGACCACGGGCCGTTGGGACGAGGTGGCCCCCTACGTCGGGTTCATGGGTTACACCCAGCCCTGGTACTCGGTACGCGACGTGGAGGAGCCGGTCGGCGGAGAGATGGGGTACATCGCCTCGTTCCTGCGCGACGGCGACCGTGCGTTCCTCACCTACTCCACGACAGGCCGGGGCAACGAGCCGGTCAGCGGGTTCCTGGGCCTGCTCGACATGACGCCCTACGGCCGCCGCGAGGCGTGGGAGGACAACCCCGAGGGCTGGCCCGAGGCCCCGCAGGTCGGCGCCCCGGTCGGCGGGCATGGCGCGCCGATCTGCTGGTACTGGCGCACGGGCGCCGACGGCGTCGCCACCTGGGGCCCCACCAGCCGCCCCGCGCCGCAGTGGACCCGCCCCGGCGTGACCCCCGAGGACGACCTCGGCCGGAACGGCCACCACCACTGACGCGCCGACATCGACGGCCGGGCGCTCAGGTGAGGGGCGGGGCCTTCCTGGCCGAACCGCGGTATTCCTCCACGGTGTAGCGCCTGTCGCTCTCGTCCAGCTTGGCGTGTGCCGCCTCCAGGAGGTCGATGTCCAAGGCGTCGGCCAGGCGGACCAGGTAGAGCAGCACGTCGCCGATCTCGGCACGCACCCGAGCCGCCGCCTCCGGATCGTCCATGACCGTGGACGATTCCGCGGGCGTCAGCCACTGGAACTCCGCGAGCAGCTCCCCGGCCTCACCGGCCAGCGCCATCACCAGATTCTTCGGCGTATGGAACCGCCCCCAGTCCCTGACCCGCACGAACTCCCGCAGCCGCTCGGCCAGCCCGTCAAGCTCACTCATGCGAGCACGCTACCGGTACGACCGAATCACCTGATCAAGAAAAGGATGAAGGTGGCCAGGGCCAGGGCGAGGTAGGTGGCGGGGAAGGCGAGGTTGTGGAGGACGTGGGTGCGGAGGTGGACGGCTACCGCGCCGATGAAGAAGAGGACGAGGCCGGTGGCGGCGGCAGGGCCGATCAAAGGGAGGCCCAGCAGACCGAGGAGGAGGCCCGCGGCGCCGGCGGCTTTCAGGGCGGCGAGGAGAGGGATGAGGCGGTGGGGGACTCCTACCTCGGCCGAGTTCGCGAGGACGAACTCGGCTCGGCGGAAGTCGGCCACGGCTATTCCGGCGTTGGCGATGATCGTGATGATGGTGACGATCACGTAGGCGGTGTGCATTCGTCCGTTCCCCCGTGCGGAGCCGACAGGTCATCCCTGATGACGTCGCCGCCGCGGGAAAGGTGACCGGGGGAGGAGCGGACGCGCGCCTGTGCCGCGTCTCAGCTTGCCGAGGGCGCGGGTGAGGGGCGGGTCCTGAGGCGGGTCACAGCTTGCCGAGGGCCCGCGCGAGGATGGTGGCGGAGGTGGCGACGGTCTTGTCGTCGTAGGGGGCGTCGGCGGCGTGGCGGCTGGTGTAGATGGCCATGATCAAGGGTGCGCCGCCCGGCGGGTGGGCGATGGCGATGTCGTTGGCGGAGCCGTAGGACGAGGATGAGCCCGTCTTGTCGCCGACCAGCCAGGTTTCGGGGAGGCCGGCGCGGATGCGGGTGTCGCCGGTCTTGTTCGCGCGGAGCCAGGCGTTCAG includes these proteins:
- a CDS encoding CPBP family intramembrane glutamic endopeptidase — translated: MRLLKQLVPVALVAFVGVAVVSAVKGNAFLALPLGVATAVAAVLVYARVVRWSERRTPMEVAAEGAAGGIARGTLVGVALFAAVIVNIALVGGYRVDGPGSPAGAAGLLGLMAAVAVTEELLFRGILFRIVEERLGTWPALALTGVLFGLSHLFNEHASLWGAIAIAIEAGGMLAAAYAATRTLWVPIGVHFGWNFAAAGIFGAEVSGSGTPQGLLHGVTSGPGLLTGGEFGPEGSLYAVVAGLLLTGVFMWMAHRRGTMVPLRRRATVTLAE
- a CDS encoding sensor histidine kinase; translation: MTHLRRLADLWRRCDVVVRDLPLVLLLAVASLLPALHGKGTQVGDLPARPFDAPALVLIALECLPLAVRRRWPAASLALVSLGFALDQLSAYHVFASNAMPIALISAGAHLERHRRVTVVVLSLAYVPLALAVGRLGATERPEGYVVFYLALALAWGTGAWLRSTRAAEAERRRHVAEATRTAERTRIARELHDVVTHHVTAMVVQAEAARYLTAAPDRFDAALSNVADTGRRAITDLRHMLDLLKAPHDTDVGMPSAGGLHTLVERTRQAGQPVDFSEEGTPAESAGSAEFVTYRVVQEALTNALKHARGSPTVVSVRYGEKEISVEVGTGPGIGPGAASPGGSGRGLAGLRERVEALGGEFSADRGPGGGFLVRARIPAGSPS
- a CDS encoding response regulator, with the protein product MTAPIRVLVCDDQALIRTGFATIIDGQPDLEVVGECGDGRTAVDLAQRLRPDIVVMDVRMPVLDGIEATRLLAGAGVEHPVKVLVVTTFNLDEYVYEALRAGASGFLLKDAPPAQLLHGIRIVAAGAALLAPEVTRQLVGRYASRIRPAEAAPEHAALTPRELEVLRLIADGRSNSEIAATLVISQETVKTYVSRILTKLDLRDRVQAVVYAYRRGLVT
- a CDS encoding TetR/AcrR family transcriptional regulator, with product MAVRKPRSPRRRQVLTRELIVETAVELLDVAGKDALTVRALTRRLATGSGAIYWHIGTMDELLDAAADTVLAAALPTRPAPPAEPAEGAETTDAGRAGGTPQDEIRAVALSLFDAVTEHPWLAAQIGAQLIRNPWGPVTLRMFESIGRPIRTLGVPRGDWFTTSSALIHYILGATTQNSQHTGDDSAPLSEADRTRFLDTASKAWQDLDPGEYPFVRAIAEQMRGHDDREQFLAGIDLVLTGITTRHPSSEAAVDQTPHDPR
- a CDS encoding NADPH-dependent F420 reductase, coding for MTTLGLIGSGNIGGTLARLAVAAGLDVVLSNSRGPHTLTALVDELGPRARAATPSEAAAAGDWVVVTVPFHAYRQIPAEPLAGKIVLDTGNYYPARDGQIPELDTDQTTTSELVQRHLPNSKVVKAFNNIYFKHLTALARPAGAPDRSALPIAGDDPTAKAAVTALLDTLGFDTVDAGPLSEGWRFQRDTPAYATLYAKNPQNLGLTADDPGSPVTADTLRTALSRARRHSDTARD
- a CDS encoding response regulator encodes the protein MARVTADGSSAPIRVLIVDDDPLVRAGLTLMLRAAPDLHIVGAVADGGEVRSAVAEHGPDVVLMDIRMNGLDGIEATRRLRAGVGAPEVLVLTTFDADDLVFRALRSGASGFLLKDTPPEGIVDAVRKVMAGEPILSPSVTRKLIAHLMPEEENQRRADARQILTRLSDREREVALAVGQGKPNATIATELHMSVGTVKGYISRILTKTNLDNRVQLALIVHDAAFG
- a CDS encoding sensor histidine kinase, with the translated sequence MFLTSADEVRIGGMWSRRGRIVDLGGFVPALAGAVAVVWGDLARGPGWYLVADLVGGALACAGVWLCRRWPVSAGLGVIALSVPAASASVAAGIAALIAALYRRPRVAIAVGAAGVAATLVRFALRPPGLAPYPVWALVGVLFGVAVTAWGMLARTRRELVLSLAERARRAEADQRLRADEARRAERLGIAREMHDVLAHRLSLLVVHAGALEFNGDATPAEVAEAAGVIRSSARLALEELRTVVSVLRDPARDTGSPSADGADLGALVAESRRAGMRVELRDHGIRLSETPDAVARAAYRIVQEGLTNARKHAPGQPVTVLVSGTSGAELVVEVHNPLHGGPTALTGTGSGAGPAGSAGTGSGAEPAGLASTGAGAGLAGLAERASLAGGRLEYGQTADGRFRLTARLPWPL
- a CDS encoding dihydrofolate reductase family protein; translated protein: MRKIIFWVHTSIDGHIDGPKGEFDWPVMGEELSAYSEALSDRCDTFLYGRGVWEGMAAFWPNAESMSDHPHVLKFAPLWRETPKIVFSRTLKEAHWATRIIGDDLAEQVAELKRQDGKDLLLTGGSGLAAALTDHGQIDEYHIAVHPVVLGGGRPLFVPRDERLGLRLTESRTCDSQVVVMRYDRV
- a CDS encoding DUF899 family protein, translated to MTTMPSDPAAALPGRPPIVDLATWQAARDELLVREKAHTREGDAIAAARRRLPMVEFDGTVEVVGPDGPVPFLDLFQGREELVVYKHMWYDGAPHQGQCEGCTTTAWAVNDAVYLNARGVSFAVLTTGRWDEVAPYVGFMGYTQPWYSVRDVEEPVGGEMGYIASFLRDGDRAFLTYSTTGRGNEPVSGFLGLLDMTPYGRREAWEDNPEGWPEAPQVGAPVGGHGAPICWYWRTGADGVATWGPTSRPAPQWTRPGVTPEDDLGRNGHHH
- a CDS encoding nucleotide pyrophosphohydrolase, which codes for MSELDGLAERLREFVRVRDWGRFHTPKNLVMALAGEAGELLAEFQWLTPAESSTVMDDPEAAARVRAEIGDVLLYLVRLADALDIDLLEAAHAKLDESDRRYTVEEYRGSARKAPPLT
- a CDS encoding DoxX family protein — translated: MHTAYVIVTIITIIANAGIAVADFRRAEFVLANSAEVGVPHRLIPLLAALKAAGAAGLLLGLLGLPLIGPAAATGLVLFFIGAVAVHLRTHVLHNLAFPATYLALALATFILFLIR